A window of the Buchnera aphidicola (Aphis glycines) genome harbors these coding sequences:
- the trpB gene encoding tryptophan synthase subunit beta produces the protein MTLLNPYFGEFGGMYVPQILMPALYELEKNFVSIKTDKIFQKKLLHLLHNYAGRPTPLTLCKNLTNGTKTRIYLKREDLLHGGAHKTNQVLGQAMLAIQMNKKEIIAETGAGQHGVATAIACALLNLKCRIYMGYKDIERQKPNVFRMKLMGAKVIPVKNGSGTLKDACNEALRDWSSSYKYSYYMIGTAAGPHPYPRIVKEFQKMIGEEAKQQILEKEKKLPDSIIACVGGGSNAIGIFTDFINEKVNLIGVEPAGKGVNTGKHGAPLSFGKKGVYFGMKSYLMQDKEGQIQKSWSISAGLDFPSVGPEHAWLNSTKRAQYVSITDEEALEAFTILSQKEGIIPALESSHAIAYALKIMNLYPNKNQIFIVNLSGRGDKDIFTVSKIFKNRKQL, from the coding sequence ATGACTTTACTCAATCCTTATTTTGGAGAATTTGGAGGCATGTATGTTCCTCAAATATTAATGCCAGCTTTATACGAGCTAGAAAAAAATTTTGTTTCTATAAAAACAGATAAAATTTTTCAAAAAAAACTTTTACATCTTTTACACAATTACGCAGGAAGACCTACACCATTAACCTTGTGTAAAAATTTAACTAATGGTACAAAAACACGCATTTACTTAAAAAGAGAAGATTTATTACATGGAGGAGCGCATAAAACTAATCAAGTACTAGGTCAAGCCATGCTAGCAATTCAGATGAATAAAAAAGAAATTATTGCTGAAACTGGTGCTGGTCAACATGGTGTAGCAACTGCTATTGCTTGTGCTTTACTAAATTTAAAATGTCGTATTTACATGGGATATAAAGACATTGAACGTCAAAAACCAAATGTATTTCGCATGAAATTAATGGGTGCAAAAGTTATACCTGTGAAAAACGGTTCTGGTACTTTAAAAGATGCATGTAATGAAGCATTAAGAGATTGGTCTAGCAGTTATAAATATTCATATTATATGATAGGAACAGCTGCAGGTCCTCATCCATACCCAAGAATTGTTAAAGAGTTTCAAAAGATGATTGGTGAAGAAGCTAAACAGCAAATCTTAGAAAAAGAAAAAAAATTACCTGATTCTATTATTGCATGTGTTGGAGGGGGGTCAAATGCAATTGGTATATTTACTGATTTTATAAATGAGAAAGTTAATTTAATTGGTGTAGAACCAGCTGGAAAGGGGGTAAATACAGGAAAACATGGAGCACCATTAAGTTTTGGTAAAAAAGGCGTTTATTTTGGCATGAAATCTTATTTAATGCAAGATAAAGAAGGGCAGATACAAAAATCTTGGTCAATTTCTGCAGGTTTAGATTTTCCTTCTGTAGGCCCTGAACATGCTTGGTTAAATAGCACTAAACGCGCTCAATATGTTTCAATTACTGACGAAGAAGCATTAGAAGCGTTTACTATTTTATCTCAAAAAGAAGGTATTATTCCAGCTTTAGAATCTTCTCATGCGATAGCTTATGCATTAAAAATAATGAATCTTTATCCTAATAAAAATCAAATTTTCATTGTTAATCTTTCTGGTCGTGGAGATAAAGATATTTTTACAGTAAGTAAAATTTTTAAAAATAGGAAACAATTGTGA
- the trpA gene encoding tryptophan synthase subunit alpha: protein MSRYKKMFQRKNILKEGCFVPFVVIGDPSLETSMKIIDALIENGSDALELGIPFSDPLADGPIIQKSNLRALSNNYSMLKYFKIIQILREKYLNLPIGILLYANLIYSQGIEKFYQQCSKSGIDSVLIADVPIEEYDIFYKYANQFNINSIFICPPDAEEKFLNQLSLYAKGYIYLLSRPGVTGIKEKIVSISNKFIEKIKKYNTLPILQGFGIKNAAQVKKSILSGTNGVICGSAIINIIEKNLNTEKDMIKKIKDFSFKLIKSTK from the coding sequence GTGAGTCGTTATAAAAAAATGTTTCAACGAAAAAATATACTCAAAGAAGGATGTTTTGTTCCATTCGTTGTGATAGGTGATCCGTCTTTAGAAACTTCAATGAAAATTATAGATGCACTAATTGAAAATGGATCAGATGCATTAGAATTAGGCATTCCATTTTCAGATCCATTGGCAGACGGTCCTATAATTCAAAAATCAAATTTACGCGCTTTGTCTAATAATTATAGCATGCTTAAATATTTCAAAATTATTCAGATATTGCGTGAAAAATATTTAAACCTACCTATAGGTATATTATTATATGCGAATCTTATATATAGCCAAGGTATTGAAAAATTTTATCAACAATGCTCAAAATCTGGTATAGATTCTGTATTAATAGCAGATGTACCTATTGAAGAATATGATATTTTTTATAAATACGCTAATCAATTTAATATTAACTCTATTTTTATATGTCCTCCTGATGCGGAAGAAAAATTTTTAAACCAACTTTCTTTATATGCAAAAGGTTACATTTATTTATTATCGCGTCCTGGCGTCACTGGAATTAAAGAAAAAATAGTTTCAATTTCTAATAAATTTATAGAAAAAATTAAAAAATACAATACTTTACCAATATTGCAAGGTTTTGGAATTAAAAATGCTGCGCAAGTAAAAAAATCAATTTTATCTGGAACTAACGGTGTAATATGTGGCTCAGCAATTATAAATATTATTGAAAAAAATTTAAATACAGAAAAAGATATGATAAAAAAAATAAAAGATTTCAGTTTTAAACTCATAAAATCTACAAAATAA
- a CDS encoding DMT family transporter gives MNKIIIILLFSLVSITWGTTWIAMKFAVETIPPLFATGMRFLIASPLLIVLSYITKTPLLFPYGQRNFQIIISFFYFSIPFTLMLYGGKYVNSSISSVIFSNMPVVILMLSSFFFKKKIDLIKKIGILISLITLSVILFFNLESEQFLQWKGILALILALFSHALIYIECKRKCTNISVITFNALPSLISGVFLSCISWFLEQPNIYLFSNKSILAVFYLGNFSGVFGILSYFYLQKKVSSFYASTIFLIFPIISYILEVYFYKKIFFFYELWCILPLFTGILLTLIPMNVCKNIKRRFVNDRKNTKNTC, from the coding sequence ATGAACAAAATAATAATAATATTATTATTTTCCTTAGTTTCTATAACTTGGGGGACTACTTGGATAGCAATGAAATTTGCTGTAGAAACAATCCCGCCATTATTTGCAACAGGAATGCGCTTTTTAATTGCTTCTCCTTTGCTTATTGTTCTTTCTTACATTACTAAAACACCTCTTTTATTTCCATATGGTCAAAGAAACTTTCAAATTATTATTTCTTTTTTTTATTTTTCAATACCTTTTACATTGATGTTATATGGCGGAAAATATGTTAATTCTTCTATTTCTTCAGTAATTTTTTCTAATATGCCAGTTGTTATTCTTATGCTTTCTTCTTTTTTTTTTAAAAAAAAAATCGATTTAATTAAAAAAATTGGAATACTTATTTCTTTAATTACATTATCTGTTATTTTATTTTTTAATTTAGAATCAGAACAATTTTTGCAATGGAAGGGAATTTTGGCTTTAATTTTAGCATTATTTAGTCATGCTTTAATTTACATAGAATGTAAAAGAAAATGCACTAATATCTCAGTTATTACATTTAATGCACTACCATCTTTAATATCCGGAGTATTTTTATCTTGTATTTCTTGGTTTTTAGAGCAACCTAATATTTATTTATTTTCTAACAAGTCAATTTTAGCTGTATTTTATCTTGGAAACTTTTCTGGTGTATTTGGCATATTGTCTTATTTTTATTTGCAAAAAAAAGTTAGTTCATTTTATGCTTCAACTATTTTTTTAATTTTTCCTATAATTTCCTATATTTTAGAAGTTTATTTTTATAAAAAAATATTTTTTTTCTATGAATTGTGGTGTATTTTACCTCTATTTACAGGAATACTATTAACTTTGATTCCAATGAATGTTTGCAAAAATATCAAAAGGCGTTTTGTTAATGACAGAAAAAATACAAAAAATACTTGCTAA
- the pyrF gene encoding orotidine-5'-phosphate decarboxylase: MPKIIIALDFNDKKDAMKLVNLLNPSLFYLKIGKEMFTILGKKFIHELHQLGFNVFLDLKFHDIPNTVFNATKAAADLGIWMLSIHASGGKKMLISAKKALKSFKKRPLLIGVTALTSLTQTDLNDIGIQTSLQDYILILSKLSSDCGLDGVVCPGKEAKKIKSLCGKKYKIITPGIRCLNDSTFDQHQIITPIQTKEFPIDYIVVGRSITTSKNPIKKLNFIIQSMR; this comes from the coding sequence ATGCCCAAGATAATTATTGCATTAGATTTTAACGATAAAAAAGACGCTATGAAGTTAGTAAATCTGCTTAATCCATCTTTGTTTTATTTAAAAATCGGGAAAGAAATGTTTACAATTTTAGGAAAAAAATTTATTCATGAACTACATCAGTTAGGGTTTAATGTATTTTTAGATTTAAAATTTCATGATATTCCTAATACTGTTTTTAACGCGACGAAAGCAGCAGCAGATTTAGGTATATGGATGTTGAGTATACATGCATCTGGTGGAAAAAAAATGTTAATATCTGCTAAAAAAGCATTAAAATCATTTAAAAAACGTCCTTTATTAATTGGTGTTACAGCTCTTACAAGTTTAACACAAACAGATTTAAATGATATTGGTATTCAAACATCATTACAAGATTATATTTTAATTTTATCTAAATTATCTAGTGATTGTGGTTTAGATGGTGTTGTATGCCCAGGAAAAGAAGCGAAAAAAATTAAATCATTATGTGGCAAGAAATACAAAATAATTACTCCAGGTATTAGATGTTTAAATGATTCTACATTTGATCAACATCAAATTATTACTCCAATACAAACGAAAGAGTTCCCAATTGATTATATAGTGGTAGGTCGATCTATTACTACTTCAAAAAATCCAATTAAAAAATTAAATTTTATAATACAATCTATGCGATAA
- the trpCF gene encoding bifunctional indole-3-glycerol-phosphate synthase TrpC/phosphoribosylanthranilate isomerase TrpF codes for MEETILNKIIKYKIDWIKDRKKKEPLKDIKKKINIKTRNFFNALKDKNPFFILECKKSSPSLGIIKKNFNLIEISNIYKKYASAISVLTDEKHFHGNLKFINIVKNNVDQPILCKDFFIDPYQIYLARYYNADAILLMLSILDNKQYTILYNIAKKLNMEVLTEVNNIEELNRAIQLNALIIGINNRNLHDLSIDLNRTRILSPLIKNRIIISESGITDNTHIKELSTMVNGFLIGSSLMSKKNLEISIKSLIFGNNKICGLTRSIDAQVSEQYGAIYGGLIFAENSTRKITKKIAKNVTFNSNLKYVGVFQNQDINIILKISDELYLHAIQLHGCENQQYVDLLRKKLSKNIQIWKAFSIQSQLPLLNWNSINKYIFDSYSGGSNTSFNWTILKNCILKNVILAGGINVHNCSIASKFNCYGLDLNSGVEISPGIKDHKKIKLIFQKLRF; via the coding sequence ATGGAAGAAACAATACTAAATAAAATTATAAAATATAAAATAGATTGGATTAAAGATAGAAAAAAAAAAGAACCCCTCAAAGATATCAAAAAAAAAATTAATATAAAAACTCGCAATTTTTTTAATGCATTAAAAGATAAAAATCCTTTTTTTATATTAGAATGTAAAAAATCATCTCCTTCTTTAGGGATTATTAAAAAAAATTTTAATCTTATTGAGATTTCGAATATATACAAAAAATATGCTTCTGCAATTTCAGTATTAACAGATGAAAAACATTTTCATGGAAATTTAAAGTTTATAAATATTGTCAAAAATAATGTTGATCAACCAATTTTATGTAAAGACTTTTTTATTGATCCATATCAAATCTATTTAGCGAGATATTATAATGCAGATGCTATATTGCTTATGTTGTCTATTTTAGATAATAAGCAATATACGATATTATATAATATTGCAAAAAAATTAAATATGGAAGTTTTAACAGAAGTTAATAACATAGAAGAACTGAATCGTGCAATTCAATTAAATGCTTTAATTATTGGAATTAATAATCGTAATTTGCATGATTTATCAATTGATTTAAATCGCACTAGAATTTTATCTCCATTAATAAAAAATAGAATTATTATTAGCGAGTCAGGAATAACTGACAATACTCACATAAAAGAACTAAGCACAATGGTTAATGGTTTTTTGATTGGCTCAAGCTTAATGTCAAAAAAAAATTTAGAAATAAGTATTAAATCTTTAATTTTTGGTAATAATAAAATATGCGGTTTAACTCGTTCTATTGATGCTCAAGTAAGCGAACAGTATGGAGCAATTTATGGAGGTTTAATTTTTGCGGAAAATTCAACTCGTAAAATCACAAAAAAAATTGCAAAAAATGTTACTTTTAATAGCAATTTAAAATATGTAGGGGTATTTCAAAATCAAGATATTAATATTATTTTAAAAATTTCTGATGAATTATATTTACATGCTATCCAATTGCATGGATGTGAAAATCAACAATATGTTGATTTATTAAGAAAAAAATTATCTAAAAACATTCAAATTTGGAAAGCATTTTCTATTCAGTCACAACTACCTTTACTTAACTGGAATTCTATCAACAAATATATATTTGATTCTTATTCTGGTGGGAGCAACACATCATTTAATTGGACGATTCTAAAAAATTGCATATTAAAAAACGTAATTTTAGCAGGAGGTATTAACGTTCACAATTGTAGCATTGCATCAAAATTCAATTGTTATGGATTAGATTTAAATTCTGGGGTAGAAATATCACCTGGTATTAAAGATCATAAAAAAATTAAATTAATTTTTCAAAAATTAAGATTCTAA
- the ribA gene encoding GTP cyclohydrolase II — MQLTKIEKAILPTRWGDFIMFGFEEKKNGKNHIALVYGDIKKNIPILSRIHSECLTGDALFSLRCDCGDQLKMAMHKIAHEGRGILIYHRQEGRNIGLLNKIKAYSLQDQGLDTVEANLKLGFSADERDFSLCADIFNILNIKKIRLLTNNPYKVDMLTAAGIDVVERIALIAKKNNKNYCYLKTKAEKMGHLLCK; from the coding sequence ATGCAATTAACTAAAATAGAAAAAGCTATATTACCTACTCGTTGGGGAGATTTTATCATGTTTGGATTTGAAGAGAAAAAAAATGGGAAAAATCATATTGCTCTTGTTTATGGTGATATAAAAAAAAATATACCTATTCTTTCTAGAATACATTCTGAATGTTTAACAGGAGATGCATTATTTAGTCTAAGATGCGATTGTGGAGATCAGTTAAAAATGGCAATGCATAAAATTGCACACGAAGGAAGAGGTATATTAATATATCATCGTCAAGAAGGAAGAAACATTGGTCTTTTAAATAAAATTAAAGCGTATTCTTTGCAAGATCAAGGTTTAGATACTGTTGAAGCTAATTTAAAACTCGGATTTTCTGCAGATGAACGAGATTTTTCATTATGCGCTGATATTTTCAACATTTTAAACATTAAAAAAATTCGATTATTAACCAATAATCCATATAAAGTTGATATGCTAACTGCCGCTGGAATCGACGTTGTAGAAAGAATCGCTCTTATAGCAAAAAAAAATAATAAAAATTATTGTTATTTAAAAACTAAAGCAGAAAAAATGGGTCATTTATTGTGTAAGTAA
- the cls gene encoding cardiolipin synthase: protein MDIFYDSTTCLVVLIYWLIIVNITYCILIKRRSIPSSMSWLLTIYIIPFIGISIWFFFGEFYLEKRHKRIAKKIWSISNQYLNQLKSCKYIFQIKNSEVATSLFQLCKHRQGMSGIKNNKITLLTDNKKTISILIRDIYLARKNIEMVFYIWKPGGLADDVARALINSAKRGIRCRLMLDSAGSLDFFRSPWVKKMKKSGIQIVEALKVNLVRMFLHRLDLRQHRKIILIDNYISYSGSMNLVDPNLFKKSSGINQWIDLMTRIEGPIATTIGMIYSCDWEIETGCKILPKLPNKEMLKNTSNHNSSVQVIASGPGFPKNVIHQALLTAIYSSRNELIMTTPYLVPSDDLLHAICTAAQRGVKVSIIIPLYHDSILVKWASRVFFSELLEAGVKIYQFKNGLLHSKSILVDRQLSLIGTVNLDMRSLWLNFEITLVIDDNNFSKKLSLVQTEYMSNSELLDKKNWSNRSYWKKILEKIFYFLSPLL from the coding sequence ATGGATATTTTTTATGATTCAACTACGTGTTTAGTTGTTTTAATATACTGGTTAATTATTGTTAATATTACTTATTGTATTTTAATTAAACGTCGTAGTATACCTTCTTCTATGTCTTGGCTGTTAACGATTTATATTATTCCTTTTATTGGTATTTCAATTTGGTTTTTTTTCGGTGAATTTTATTTAGAAAAAAGACATAAAAGAATAGCAAAAAAAATTTGGTCTATATCTAACCAATATCTAAATCAATTAAAATCTTGCAAATATATTTTTCAAATTAAAAATAGTGAGGTCGCTACTTCTTTATTTCAACTATGCAAGCATAGACAAGGAATGTCTGGGATTAAAAATAATAAAATCACATTATTAACTGATAATAAAAAAACTATTAGTATTTTAATTCGAGATATTTATTTAGCCCGTAAAAATATTGAAATGGTGTTTTATATTTGGAAACCAGGAGGTCTTGCTGATGATGTTGCAAGAGCACTGATAAATTCAGCAAAACGAGGCATACGGTGTAGATTAATGCTAGATTCAGCTGGTAGTCTTGATTTTTTCAGAAGTCCATGGGTTAAAAAAATGAAAAAATCTGGAATTCAGATTGTAGAGGCATTAAAAGTTAATTTAGTAAGAATGTTTTTACACCGATTAGACTTAAGACAGCATAGAAAAATAATATTAATTGATAATTATATTTCATATTCTGGAAGTATGAATTTAGTAGATCCTAATTTATTTAAAAAATCTTCAGGAATTAATCAATGGATTGATTTGATGACGCGAATTGAAGGTCCCATAGCCACAACAATAGGCATGATTTACTCATGTGATTGGGAAATTGAAACCGGATGTAAAATTTTACCTAAACTACCTAATAAAGAAATGTTAAAAAATACATCGAATCACAATTCTAGTGTTCAAGTAATTGCATCTGGTCCAGGATTCCCTAAAAATGTAATTCATCAAGCCTTATTAACAGCAATTTATTCTTCAAGAAATGAATTAATTATGACTACTCCATATTTAGTTCCTAGTGATGATTTATTACACGCTATTTGTACAGCCGCGCAAAGAGGTGTAAAAGTAAGTATTATTATACCATTATATCATGATTCTATTTTGGTAAAATGGGCGAGCAGAGTTTTTTTTAGTGAACTATTGGAAGCAGGAGTCAAGATCTATCAATTTAAAAATGGGTTATTACATAGTAAAAGTATATTAGTAGATCGTCAACTTAGCTTAATTGGAACTGTTAATTTAGACATGAGAAGTTTATGGTTAAATTTTGAAATTACTTTAGTAATTGATGATAATAATTTTAGTAAAAAATTATCTTTAGTACAAACAGAATACATGTCTAATTCTGAGTTACTAGATAAAAAAAATTGGTCTAATCGTTCATATTGGAAAAAAATATTAGAAAAAATTTTTTATTTCTTAAGTCCGTTATTATAA
- a CDS encoding pseudouridine synthase, whose amino-acid sequence MTEKIQKILANLGYGSRRDIEKLIKKGNILLDGKKAILGQRLDKKNPGEIFIGSEKIIFKKHKKLEIIIYNKPTGEICTRNDPKKRSTVFNKLPFLTLSRWISVGRLDINTQGLLLFTNNGELANQLMHPRNKIEREYYIRVFGEININTINILKTGVKIKNSYYSFKNIQLISNNKNKNKWFRGILCEGKNREIRLIFHSIQCQVNKLIRIRYGNIILPKNLKEGTWKKLNNKLLNKLCNLIK is encoded by the coding sequence ATGACAGAAAAAATACAAAAAATACTTGCTAATTTAGGATATGGTTCACGTCGTGATATAGAAAAACTGATTAAAAAAGGAAATATACTTTTAGATGGAAAAAAAGCAATTCTTGGGCAACGTTTAGATAAAAAAAATCCTGGAGAAATTTTTATTGGAAGTGAAAAAATAATTTTTAAAAAACATAAAAAATTAGAAATTATTATTTACAACAAGCCTACAGGTGAAATTTGTACTAGAAATGACCCAAAAAAACGATCGACTGTATTTAATAAATTACCTTTTTTAACCTTAAGCAGGTGGATTAGTGTTGGGCGTTTGGATATTAATACACAAGGATTATTATTATTTACAAACAATGGAGAATTAGCAAATCAACTCATGCATCCGAGAAATAAAATTGAACGTGAATATTACATACGTGTTTTTGGTGAAATCAATATAAATACAATAAATATTTTAAAAACAGGAGTGAAAATCAAAAATAGTTATTATTCATTTAAAAATATTCAATTAATTTCAAATAATAAAAATAAAAATAAATGGTTTAGAGGCATTTTATGTGAAGGAAAAAATCGTGAAATTAGATTGATTTTTCATTCAATTCAATGTCAAGTAAATAAATTAATTAGAATAAGGTATGGTAATATTATTTTACCAAAAAACCTAAAAGAAGGAACATGGAAAAAGTTAAATAATAAATTATTAAATAAATTATGTAATTTAATTAAATAA
- a CDS encoding YciC family protein, protein MFITIRELYNDTFHFVSKEIKSIFCISIISTLISVIINILIKPDMNVISIIENNRFINSYSVFDFINNMSEYEKKELLKYSIFKIIEFLSSKTFLLGSIITLITYLSNSTQKRITPSLMFFIKIIPSLFILNCITNIIIQIGFMFFIIPGIFLSILLALSPIILSFQKNTVVESIRLSISISWKYINIVGTGVLFWMFIKFISTKFLLNFHFVNKNFIFFILNVNINIFFSILIIYLFRFYMLLLRT, encoded by the coding sequence ATGTTTATTACAATACGTGAATTATATAATGATACATTTCATTTTGTATCTAAAGAAATAAAATCTATTTTTTGTATATCTATTATTAGCACTTTAATAAGTGTTATAATAAATATTTTAATTAAACCAGATATGAATGTTATTTCTATTATAGAAAATAATAGATTTATTAATTCTTATTCAGTTTTTGATTTTATAAATAACATGAGTGAATATGAAAAAAAAGAATTGTTAAAATATTCAATATTTAAAATAATTGAATTTTTGAGTAGTAAAACTTTTTTATTAGGAAGCATAATTACTTTAATCACATATTTATCTAATAGCACACAAAAACGAATTACGCCTTCTCTAATGTTTTTTATTAAAATTATACCAAGTTTATTTATATTAAATTGTATCACTAATATTATTATTCAAATAGGTTTTATGTTTTTTATTATTCCAGGTATATTTTTATCGATATTACTTGCTTTATCACCTATTATTTTATCATTTCAAAAAAACACTGTAGTAGAATCGATACGTTTAAGTATTTCTATTTCTTGGAAATATATAAATATCGTGGGTACAGGAGTGTTATTCTGGATGTTTATAAAATTTATTTCAACAAAATTTTTGTTAAACTTTCACTTTGTAAACAAAAATTTTATTTTTTTTATATTAAATGTCAATATAAATATATTTTTTTCTATTTTAATAATATATTTATTTAGGTTTTATATGTTGTTATTACGAACTTAA
- a CDS encoding septation protein A encodes MQTILNLLPIITFFICYKTYDIFIASKFLIFTSGLTCILHYIIYKKIDKINLISFILIGILGSLTIFFHNSQFIKWKITIIYMFFSIILFISQFYERKPIIQKFLEKNIKLSNICWKKINFFWALFFLFCSILNIYIAFYFSEETWVHFKVFGLSILMLFSIVITSIYMHYQALKKK; translated from the coding sequence ATGCAAACAATACTAAATTTATTACCAATAATAACTTTTTTTATATGCTATAAAACATATGATATTTTCATTGCGTCTAAATTTTTAATTTTTACATCTGGTTTAACTTGCATATTGCATTATATAATTTATAAAAAAATAGATAAAATTAATTTAATTAGTTTTATTTTAATTGGTATTTTAGGTTCATTAACTATATTTTTTCATAATAGTCAATTCATTAAATGGAAAATAACAATAATTTATATGTTTTTTTCTATTATATTATTCATAAGTCAATTTTATGAGAGAAAACCAATAATACAAAAATTTTTAGAAAAAAATATAAAACTGTCCAATATTTGTTGGAAAAAAATTAATTTTTTTTGGGCATTGTTTTTTTTATTTTGTAGTATTTTAAATATTTATATAGCGTTTTATTTTTCAGAAGAAACCTGGGTACATTTTAAAGTTTTTGGACTTTCAATTTTAATGCTTTTTTCTATTGTAATTACAAGTATTTATATGCATTATCAAGCATTAAAAAAGAAATAA
- the trpD gene encoding anthranilate phosphoribosyltransferase encodes MQHIFKKLYKLESLNQEESYRLFQSIISGKINEIKLSSILTAMHVRNESIEEILGAIYACLENMKSFPRPNYIFSDIVGTGGDSKNTINISTASAFVASYLGFKIIKHCNKSISSTSGSSDILKKFKINLNPSIQNALKTLDKLNICFLFAPQYHDGFQYASRIRQTLKIKTIFNLLGPFLNPSRPFFTVIGVYKKDLIDPMIKILKTLKYQRGIVIHSDGADEITLNGITYVSELLNKKIYSYQLEAKDFGLEEHSEPIHKVDSQEESYDIIKKTMQGDGNKLHEELIAVNVAILLKIFGCTDLKKNTRVVLKTMRSGAIYKHIVKISNMLKEDEYGRNNTK; translated from the coding sequence ATGCAACATATATTCAAAAAACTTTATAAGCTAGAATCTTTAAATCAAGAAGAAAGTTATAGATTATTTCAGTCTATTATTTCTGGAAAAATAAATGAAATCAAATTATCATCTATTTTAACAGCTATGCATGTTCGAAATGAATCAATAGAAGAAATATTAGGAGCAATTTACGCTTGTTTAGAAAATATGAAATCTTTTCCTCGACCTAATTATATTTTTTCTGACATAGTTGGTACAGGAGGAGACAGTAAAAATACCATTAATATCTCAACTGCTAGCGCTTTTGTTGCATCGTATCTTGGATTTAAAATTATTAAACATTGTAATAAAAGTATATCAAGCACATCAGGTTCATCTGATATTTTAAAAAAATTTAAAATTAATTTAAATCCATCTATTCAAAATGCCTTAAAAACATTAGATAAATTAAATATTTGCTTTTTATTTGCTCCTCAGTATCACGACGGTTTTCAATACGCCTCTCGAATTCGACAAACTTTAAAAATTAAAACTATTTTTAATTTATTAGGGCCATTTTTAAATCCTTCTCGTCCTTTTTTTACAGTAATAGGAGTTTATAAAAAAGATTTAATTGATCCAATGATAAAAATTTTAAAAACACTCAAATATCAACGAGGAATTGTCATTCATAGTGATGGAGCTGATGAAATTACATTAAATGGTATAACATATGTTTCGGAATTACTAAATAAAAAAATTTATTCATATCAGTTAGAAGCGAAAGATTTTGGTTTAGAAGAACATTCTGAACCAATACATAAAGTCGATTCTCAGGAAGAAAGCTATGATATTATTAAAAAAACGATGCAAGGCGATGGAAATAAATTACATGAAGAATTAATTGCTGTAAATGTTGCAATTTTATTAAAAATTTTCGGATGTACAGACTTAAAGAAAAATACCAGAGTAGTATTGAAAACAATGCGTAGCGGTGCGATTTATAAACATATAGTTAAAATCTCAAATATGTTAAAAGAAGATGAATATGGAAGAAACAATACTAAATAA